Proteins from one Clupea harengus chromosome 17, Ch_v2.0.2, whole genome shotgun sequence genomic window:
- the slc22a17 gene encoding solute carrier family 22 member 17 — MTSTSSPLPSPSPCPPPPPSLPSSPTPSSPAPTTLPLPPSLPPTGEVMVLALGRKKQRLLICLTILPNLFLAFLLSSDPLLTLAAPHHCRLPGPSPSPQVLNASLPWEKGAQQGDSGHLSQCKQYLFVNGTQAGVEDCEHGWDYNVTEGLRNNIVTEWDLVCGQYWLVPLEEVCFILGALTGFLGLGFAADRLGRLKAMLSSLTLSVVFGVLVCVSPSPAFFIGMRFCLAATSAGVYLTLYVTRLELCDPSLRLLVTVAAGLTTVAGELLLLGVALGCQSWRGLLGTGAAPLTLFLCYGVPGVFPESPRWLLLSETSGDMNSFSERRERDRDDESFTELESELETPSSTRPHLSFHELLHSRNIWKNICVLGFTSFISHGISHCYSSFRGDVRGTTPSFYWTYLLSVCAGGGAWLLLWATVNRCGRRGILLLAMTLTGLASLILLGLIEYLSESAITVFSVMGLFSSQAAAHLCILFTAEIMPTVIRGTGVGAVLALGCVGRLSSPLMDLRNHYGYFLHHVVYSSLALLAVLSILLLPESKRKPLPQTLADGEQYRRPPLGRRRRDNVPLLATPNPET; from the exons ATGACGTCAACCTCCTCCCCactgccctccccttccccgtgccccccgcccccaccgtccctcccttcctcccccaccccctcatccccggcccccaccaccctccccctgcccccctccctgccccccacGGGCGAGGTGATGGTGTTGGCTCTGGGGCGTAAGAAGCAGCGGCTCCTCATCTGCCTCACCATCCTGCCCAACCTCTTCCTCGCCTTCCTGCTGTCCTCCGACCCCCTCCTCACGCTGGCCGCCCCCCACCACTGCCGCCTCCCCgggccctccccctccccccaggtgCTCAACGCCTCTCTGCCGTGGGAGAAGGGCGCGCAGCAGGGGGACAGCGGACACCTGTCCCAGTGCAAGCAGTACCTGTTCGTGAACGGCACCCAGGCCGGCGTGGAGGACTGTGAGCACGGATGGGACTACAACGTCACCGAGGGCCTGAGGAACAACATCGTCACCGAG tgGGACCTGGTGTGCGGTCAGTACTGGCTGGTGCCCCTGGAGGAAGTCTGCTTCATTCTGGGCGCCCTGACGGGCTTCCTGGGCCTCGGATTCGCGGCTGACCG ttTGGGTCGGCTGAAAGCCATGCTCTCTTCCCTGACCCTCTCAGTGGTATTTGgcgtgctggtgtgtgtctccccaTCCCCCGCCTTCTTCATCGGCATGCGCTTCTGTCTGGCAGCCACCAGCGCTGGAGTCTACCTCACTCTCTACGTCACAC GTCTCGAACTCTGTGACCCTTCGCTGCGACTCCTGGTCACCGTGGCAGCAGGCCTGACTACAGTTGCCGGGGAGCTGTTGTTGCTGGGTGTGGCTCTGGGGTGCCAGTCGTGGCGCGGCCTGCTCGGGACGGGGGCGGCACCCTTGACCTTGTTTCTCTGTTACGG ggTTCCCGGTGTGTTCCCAGAGTCTCCGCGCTGGCTCCTGCTGTCGGAGACGTCAGGAGACATGAACTCCTTCagcgagaggagggagagggaccgGGATGATGAGAGTttcacag agctggagtCGGAGCTGGAGACGCCCTCCTCCACCCGTCCCCACTTGTCCTTCCACGAGCTTCTGCACAGCAGGAACATCTGGAAAAACATCTGCGTGCTGGGCTTCACCTC CTTTATCTCCCATGGAATCAGCCACTGCTACAGTTCTTTCCGTGGTGACGTCAGAGGCACCACCCCTAGTTTCTACTGGACTTACCTGCTCTCCGTGTGTGCTGGAGGCGGTGCCTGGCTGTTGCTATGGGCAACAGTTAACAGGTGTGGCCGTCGTGGAATTTTGCTCCTGGCCATGACACTGACAGGGCTggcctctctcattctcctggGACTAATCGAGT ATCTGTCGGAGTCTGCGATCACTGTGTTCTCCGTGATGGGCCTGTTCTCTTCCCAAGCGGCGGCCCACCTCTGCATCCTCTTCACTGCGGAGATCATGCCCACCGTCATCAG GGGCACAGGCGTTGGTGCAGTGCTGGCTCTGGGCTGTGTTGGCCGCCTCAGCTCCCCGCTCATGGACCTGCGCAACCACTACGGCTACTTCCTGCACCACGTGGTCTACTCCTCCCTGGCCCTGCTGGCCGTGCTCTCTATCCTGCTGCTGccagagagcaagaggaagccCCTTCCCCAGACGCTGGCCGACGGCGAGCAGTACCGGCGCCCCCCGCTGGGCCGGAGGAGAAGAGACAACGTGCCCTTGCTGGCCACACCCAACCCTGAGACCTAG